One window from the genome of Ciconia boyciana chromosome 8, ASM3463844v1, whole genome shotgun sequence encodes:
- the ANXA11 gene encoding annexin A11, with protein sequence MSYPGYPPAGGYPPAAPGNSPWGGAAYPPANPPPIGLENVAGYANQFNPNYMAGMASSLAGTFGGTNVPQGIYPSTPGGYPPVPPGGFGQPPSGQQPSYGGYPPPGGNPPSGMPAYPVYPGGTVPGQPTPPPGQQPMSYPRQPPAPYPGQQPMPNYPPGPAVNPSVPSYPGTTGPTVSPITHVNRGTITDAPGFDPLKDAEVLRKAMKGFGTDEQAIIDCLGSRSNKQRQKIILSFKTAYGKDLIKDLKSELSGNFERTILAMMKTPVMFDAYEIKEAIKGVGTDENCLIEILASRSNEHIQELNRVYKAEFKKTLEEAIKSDTSGHFQRLLISLSQGNRDESTTVDMSLVQRDVQELYAAGENRLGTDESKFNAILCARSRAHLRAVFSEYQRMCNRDIEKSICREMSGDLEKGMLAVVKCLKNTPAFFAERLQKAMKGAGTKDRTLIRIMVSRSEVDLLDIRAEYKRMYGRSLYTDITGDTSGDYRKILLKLCGGND encoded by the exons ATGAGTTACCCTGGCTATCCTCCAGCAGGTGGATAtccaccagcagccccag GTAACAGTCCCTGGGGTGGTGCTGCCTATCCACCAGCAAATCCACCTCCGATTGGTCTAGAAAACGTGGCTGGCTATGCCAATCAGTTCAATCCCAACTACATGGCTGGAATG GCATCCAGCCTGGCAGGGACCTTTGGAGGGACAAACGTACCACAAGGCATATATCCTTCAACACCTGGGGGTTATCCCCCAGTCCCTCCAGGTGGCTTTGGGCAACCTCCATCGGGACAACAGCCCTCTTATGGAGGGTATCCTCCACCTGGAGGAAATCCACCATCAGGAATGCCAGCTTACCCAGTATACCCAGGTGGCACTGTGCCAGGCCAGCCCACGCCACCGCCTGGTCAGCAGCCGATGAGCTATCCCAGACAACCACCAGCACCTTacccagggcagcagcccaTGCCAAATTATCCACCAGGCCCAGCTGTGAATCCTTCTGTGCCCTCTTACCCAGGAACTACAGGGCCTACAGTCTCTCCTATAACA CACGTAAACCGAGGCACAATCACCGATGCACCAGGATTTGACCCTCTGAAGGATGCAGAAGTCTTAAGGAAGGCCATGAAGGGATTCG GAACCGATGAGCAGGCTATTATCGATTGTCTTGGAAGTCGTTCAAACAAGCAACGGCAGAAGATCATCCTGTCTTTCAAAACAGCTTATGGAAAG GATTTGATCAAGGATCTCAAGTCTGAGCTATCAGGTAACTTTGAGAGGACAATCTTAGCAATGATGAAGACACCTGTCATGTTTGATGCTTATGAAATCAAGGAAGCTATAAAG GGTGTTGGCACAGATGAAAATTGTCTCATTGAAATCTTAGCTTCTCGCAGTAATGAGCATATTCAGGAACTCAACAGGGTCTATAAAGCAG aatttaagaaaactctGGAGGAAGCAATAAAAAGTGACACATCTGGACACTTTCAGAggcttttaatttcactttctcAG GGAAACAGAGATGAAAGTACAACTGTTGACATGTCTCTTGTCCAAAGAGATGTGCAG GAGCTATATGCAGCTGGAGAGAACCGTCTAGGAACTGACGAATCCAAATTCAACGCCATTCTGTGCGCAAGAAGCAGGGCCCATCTCAGAGCAG TCTTCAGCGAGTACCAGAGGATGTGTAACCGCGACATTGAAAAAAGCATATGTCGTGAAATGTCTGGAGACCTGGAAAAGGGCATGTTGGCAGTAG ttaAGTGCCTCAAGAACACGCCGGCTTTTTTTGCAGAGAGATTACAGAAAGCTATGAAG GGAGCAGGAACAAAAGACAGAACTCTGATTCGAATCATGGTATCACGCAGCGAGGTTGACCTGCTGGACATACGTGCAGAATACAAGCGGATGTATGGCAGATCCCTCTACACAGATATCACT GGTGATACTTCAGGAGACTACCGGAAAATCCTACTCAAGTTGTGTGGTGGAAATGACTAA